ACTCAGCTTGAGCGTGTGGAGACCGATACGTCAAGGCCTGACATCACGGATTCCGGCCCTTGGATAGACTCCCGGCATGAGCGGAAGTGCGCAGAGCGCAACTGGTGAGGGCGAATCCGGTGCGACCGAGGCGGCGAAACGTCCCAGCCAGCCGGCCGCCCAGACCCTCATCCGGGGCCTCGCGGTCCTGCGCGCCGTGGCGCAGCGACCGCAGGGACTGACGGCCACCGAGATCGCGACCCAGACCGGGCTGCACCGCACCGTCGTCCATCGCCTCGTCAACACCCTCATGGCGGAGGGCTTCGTCGCCAGGGACGCCGCGGGGCACTACTGCCCGGGGCGTGAGCTGCACAGCCTCGCCAACATGTCGCAGCCCACGCTCGTCGAGTTCGTCCAGCCCCATCTCCAGCGACTGGCGGACGACCACGGGGGCACGGCCGTGGTCTTCGTGGCCGAGCACGACAGCGTCGTCGCGGTGGCGACGGCCGTGCCCGCCGAGGGCGACTACCACCTCGCCTACCGCAAGGGCAGCCGCCAGCCCCTCGACCGGGGTGCCGCGCCCTGCGCGATCCAGGCCGGTCGTCCCGCGAGTGCCGAGGACTCCGAAGCCGTACGGGAAGCCCGGCGCCGGGGGTGGGCCGTCAGCCACGGAGCGGTGGAGCCGGGCGCGCACGCCGTCGCCGCGCCGCTGGCCCGGGACGGCGACGTCGTGGACGCCTGCGTCACGTTCGTCTCCCACCGCCGGGACCGCGTCGAGGAGGCGACACGCGACGTCCTGAGGGTGGCCGAGGCGACCCGGGCCTTCTGCCTGGGGGCGCGGTAGGCAGGCGGAGCGCTCCGCTGGAAACGCGGCGATGTGTCGTCGCTCGGCTGCGGCGCCGTCGTGGCCGGTCGCGCGGTTCCCCGCGCCCCTACGGGGTGCTGCGAACCGTAGCGTCCTGGACGGGCGCGGTGAGGTGGCTTGGCGGAGGCGCAGGACCCGCCGAACGCAGGGAAAGCCCCTGACTAGCCGCCGGTGGACGTCCGCCGTCGGAAGTCCCGGGGCGTCTCGCCGTACGCCGTCTTGAACACCCGGCTGAAGTGCCGGCAGTCGAGCAGCCCCCAGCGTGCGGCGATCATGCTGATCGGCTGGTCGGCGGTGGCCGCGCTGGACAGGTCGCGGGCGCAGCGTTCCAGGCGCCGGGTGCGGATCCAGCCGGCGACGGTCGTGCCGTCGGCGGCGAACAGCTTGAACAGATAGCGGCGGGAGATGCCGTGCGCCTCGGCGATCGCGTCCGGGGTGAGATCCGGATCGGAGAGCCGCTGCTCGATCCAGGTGCGGATGCGCAGCGTCATCGCGTCCTGCGGAACGGTCGGCGCGGACAGCGCCAGGCGCTCCATGACCAGGGCGGTGACCAGGGAGACGGCGCCGTCCATCAGGCTCCTGGCGGCCGGCCCCGTACAGTCACGGGCCTGTTCGCCCAGCGACCGCAGGAACGGCGCGACCACCGCTCCGACCCCGGCGTCCGGGGCGATCCGCCGGGCGGTGAGCTCGCGCAGGGCCTCGGGGCGCACCGGCAGCATCGGACGCGGCACCAGCATCAGCACCGTGCTGAAGTCGCTCTCGTAGGTGAAGGAGTAGGGGCGCGAGGTGTCGCAGATCGCGATGTCCCCGGGCCCCAGCAGGCCGCACGCCCCGTCCTGCTCGATCGCCGACGTGCCCGCCACCTGGAGCGCGACCTTGTAGAAGTCCTCTTCGTACCGGGCGATCAACTGCTCGGTCCGACGCACCCGCAGCGGCCCCGCACTGACGGAACTCAGCTGGAGCAGGCCGAGGTCACCGCTGGTGGCGCGCCCGTGGAAGGGGATCGGAGAAGCCGGCCGGGTGTCCAGACCGGTGAAGACCTTGGACATCTCGGCTGTCCAGTGGTCGAAGCGTTCCGTCCGGGCGACGGAGTCGGTGGTCACGATCGTTCGCATAATGTGCTCCACCCGCCGGAGGTCTCTCGAACACGTTAGCCCACGGCCGTTCACCACGGGCTCCTTGAATGTTTTTCCCTGTGAGGCACGAGAGGAAGACGTCGGCCGTCCGCAGGGCGTGCATGGATTGGCGAGTACGGGTGCACGCTCACGCCACTTCGGCGGACCGGAGTGGGCGCACAGTACTCCACACCAGGCGGGGGAGACCGGTGTCCGTTCAGCGGGCCGCCGAAGCCGACAGCCGATGGGCCTTGCGCGTGCCCGTGCCCGTGCTCCGCGCCCGGCTCCCTCCGCCGTATCGCTCCTCGGCGAGCGCTCGGCCTCCGCCGTATCCTCAGGGAGTTCCCGTGACCCAGCAGTCCCCGCCCCCGGACCACCGCACCCACCTCCGGCAAGGAGCCGTGGGCGTGGCCGGGATCCTGTTCTTCGTCCTGTCCGCGCAGGCCCCGCTCACGGGTGTCGCCGGAACCCTTCCCGTCCCGCTGGGCCTCGGCAACGGAGGCGGCGCCCCCGCCGCCTACCTGGCCGTCGGCGCCATGATCGCCCTGTTCTCCGTGGGGTTCATCGCCATGAGCCGCCATGTGACCGACGCCGGGGCCTTCTACGCCTACGTCTCCCGAGGGCTGGGCACACCGCTCGGGGTGGGCGCCTCCCAGGCCGCGGTGCTCTGTTACAGCGCGGTCCAGGCCGGCATGTACGGGCTGTACGGCGTGACATGCCAGGCCCTGTTCCGGCAGTACGCCTCGGTCGACCTGCCGTGGTGGGTCTGGACGGTGGCGACGATCTTCCTCGTCCAGCTGCTCGGTTCCCTGAACATCGAGTTCGGGGCCAAGCTCCTCGGCGTCCTCGTCGTGGCGGAGACTTCTCTGCTGGTGGTGTTCGCGCTGTACGAGCTGCTGTCCGGCGGCGGCCCCCAGGGGCTGGACCCGGCGGGCTCGTTCTCCCCCTCGGCCCTCTTCGCCGGAGCGCCCGGAGTCGCCATGACCTTCGCCATCGCCTGCGTCGTCGGCTTCGAGTCCACCGCGATCTACGCCAGGGAGGCGAAGGACCCGGCCCGCACCGTCCCCCGCGCCACCTACCTCTCGGTCGCCGTGATCTCGGTCTTCTTCGCCTTCGTGTCCTGGATGTTCGTCAGCTTCTACGGCTCGGACAAGGTGCAGGGCGTCGCGTTGCAGGCCCTGCGGAACGGGGACGCCACGGCGGTGGTCTTCGACGCGGTGAGCGCGACGCTGGGCTCCTGGGCCACCGACACCATGCAGATCCTGCTCGCCACCTCGCTGATCGCGGGTGTGCTGGCCTTCCACAACGGCATCAACCGCTACTTCCACTCCCTCGGCGTCACCGGTGTCCTGCCCGGCTGGCTGGCCCGCACCAACCGCCAGGGTGCCCCGTACACCGCGAGCCTGGTCCAGACACTGGTGACGCTGGCCATGGTCGTCCCCTTCGCCGTCGCCGGAGCGGACCCGGTGATCACCCTGCTGACCTGGGGCGGCGGAGTCGGCGTGCTCGCGCTCCTGCTGCTGTACGTGCTCACCTCGCTCTCCGTCGTGGTGTTCTTCCGCAGGACCGGCCTCGACACCCGGCGCTGGAACACGCTGATCGCGCCGCTGCTGTCGATGGTCCTGCTGCTCGGCGTCACCGTGATGGCACTGAACAACTTCACCACGCTGATCTCCGCGTCCTCCACGACCGCGCTGATCCTGGAACTGACCGTGGTCGCCGTGTTCGCCGGCGGTGTCGTCCTCGGGTACGCACGTCGCGGTGCGCTCGGATCGGCCACCACGGATCCGGTGCCGGACGATCCGCGGCACGAGTCGGCGTCTGTCTGACCGCTGTCCGTCTGATCGCCGTCCGTCCGACCGACGTCCGTCCGACCGGAGCGCCGGGTGGATCGACGGGGCGCCCCCCCGCATCGGGGCCCCCGCCGAACCGCCGTCGAGTGCACCGCGGTTCTCCTTTCCGTGCCCGGATACGGGCCGCGCCGAGAAAGTCCCGCCCGGTCTCTGGACCGGGCCTACGCCCGCCGTTTTTCCTCTACCTACGTAGAAAAAAGAAGTGCGTCACCAG
The sequence above is drawn from the Streptomyces griseiscabiei genome and encodes:
- a CDS encoding AraC-like ligand-binding domain-containing protein, translating into MRTIVTTDSVARTERFDHWTAEMSKVFTGLDTRPASPIPFHGRATSGDLGLLQLSSVSAGPLRVRRTEQLIARYEEDFYKVALQVAGTSAIEQDGACGLLGPGDIAICDTSRPYSFTYESDFSTVLMLVPRPMLPVRPEALRELTARRIAPDAGVGAVVAPFLRSLGEQARDCTGPAARSLMDGAVSLVTALVMERLALSAPTVPQDAMTLRIRTWIEQRLSDPDLTPDAIAEAHGISRRYLFKLFAADGTTVAGWIRTRRLERCARDLSSAATADQPISMIAARWGLLDCRHFSRVFKTAYGETPRDFRRRTSTGG
- a CDS encoding APC family permease; amino-acid sequence: MTQQSPPPDHRTHLRQGAVGVAGILFFVLSAQAPLTGVAGTLPVPLGLGNGGGAPAAYLAVGAMIALFSVGFIAMSRHVTDAGAFYAYVSRGLGTPLGVGASQAAVLCYSAVQAGMYGLYGVTCQALFRQYASVDLPWWVWTVATIFLVQLLGSLNIEFGAKLLGVLVVAETSLLVVFALYELLSGGGPQGLDPAGSFSPSALFAGAPGVAMTFAIACVVGFESTAIYAREAKDPARTVPRATYLSVAVISVFFAFVSWMFVSFYGSDKVQGVALQALRNGDATAVVFDAVSATLGSWATDTMQILLATSLIAGVLAFHNGINRYFHSLGVTGVLPGWLARTNRQGAPYTASLVQTLVTLAMVVPFAVAGADPVITLLTWGGGVGVLALLLLYVLTSLSVVVFFRRTGLDTRRWNTLIAPLLSMVLLLGVTVMALNNFTTLISASSTTALILELTVVAVFAGGVVLGYARRGALGSATTDPVPDDPRHESASV
- a CDS encoding IclR family transcriptional regulator; its protein translation is MSGSAQSATGEGESGATEAAKRPSQPAAQTLIRGLAVLRAVAQRPQGLTATEIATQTGLHRTVVHRLVNTLMAEGFVARDAAGHYCPGRELHSLANMSQPTLVEFVQPHLQRLADDHGGTAVVFVAEHDSVVAVATAVPAEGDYHLAYRKGSRQPLDRGAAPCAIQAGRPASAEDSEAVREARRRGWAVSHGAVEPGAHAVAAPLARDGDVVDACVTFVSHRRDRVEEATRDVLRVAEATRAFCLGAR